In Acidobacteriota bacterium, a single genomic region encodes these proteins:
- a CDS encoding ammonium transporter: MDSGDTAWMLTASALVLLMTPGLAFFYGGLVRRKNVLSILMQCFLCMGIMTVLWVIVGFSLAFGSDALGGVIGGGDYFLLGGLGYDAWDGTGIPAPLFMIFQGMFAIITPALMIGAFAERMKFSAICLFMSAWLLVVYAPVCHWVWGGSEGFFGLGGDGALDFAGGTVVHINAGVSALVAAIVLGRRRGYPVHTSPPHNLPFAVLGTGLLWFGWFGFNAGSAVAANGSAANAFVVTQVATATAAAAWGLIDWIRDSKPTLLGVITGAVAGLVAITPACGSVSAIGAIGVGAGASVFAYLAVTWLKSKLGYDDSLDVFGVHGVAGMWGAVAAGLWATDVVPGNDANGLFYGNAAQVAIQLKAVAYTIVWAAVVSFILLKIVDLIVGLRVSDDEERIGLDLTDHRENAYTLVD; this comes from the coding sequence GTGGACAGCGGCGACACGGCCTGGATGCTGACGGCCAGCGCCCTGGTGCTGCTGATGACGCCGGGACTGGCGTTCTTCTACGGCGGGCTGGTCCGCCGCAAGAATGTCCTCTCGATCCTCATGCAGTGCTTCCTCTGCATGGGAATCATGACGGTGCTCTGGGTCATCGTCGGCTTCAGCCTCGCTTTCGGTTCCGACGCCCTGGGCGGCGTGATCGGAGGCGGCGACTACTTCCTGCTGGGGGGCCTCGGCTATGACGCCTGGGACGGCACCGGCATCCCGGCGCCGCTGTTCATGATCTTCCAGGGCATGTTCGCGATCATCACGCCCGCTCTCATGATCGGCGCCTTCGCCGAACGAATGAAGTTCAGCGCCATCTGCCTGTTCATGAGCGCCTGGCTGCTGGTCGTCTACGCTCCGGTCTGCCACTGGGTCTGGGGCGGTTCGGAAGGCTTCTTCGGCCTCGGCGGCGACGGCGCCCTCGACTTCGCGGGCGGCACCGTGGTCCACATCAACGCGGGCGTCTCCGCCTTGGTCGCGGCGATCGTCCTCGGCCGGCGGCGCGGCTATCCCGTGCATACCTCCCCGCCCCACAACCTGCCCTTTGCCGTCCTCGGCACCGGCCTCCTCTGGTTCGGCTGGTTCGGCTTCAACGCGGGGAGCGCAGTCGCGGCCAACGGCTCGGCCGCCAACGCCTTCGTCGTCACCCAGGTCGCCACGGCCACTGCCGCAGCCGCCTGGGGCCTGATCGACTGGATCCGCGACTCGAAGCCGACGCTTCTGGGCGTCATCACCGGCGCCGTCGCCGGACTGGTAGCGATCACGCCGGCCTGCGGCTCGGTCAGCGCGATCGGCGCGATCGGCGTCGGCGCGGGCGCTTCCGTGTTCGCCTACCTCGCCGTCACCTGGCTGAAGTCCAAGCTCGGCTACGACGACTCGCTGGACGTCTTCGGCGTCCACGGCGTCGCCGGCATGTGGGGCGCGGTCGCGGCAGGCCTCTGGGCCACCGATGTCGTGCCCGGCAACGACGCGAACGGCCTGTTCTACGGCAACGCCGCACAGGTCGCGATTCAACTCAAGGCGGTCGCCTACACGATCGTCTGGGCCGCGGTCGTCTCCTTCATCCTGCTCAAGATCGTCGATCTGATCGTCGGTCTGCGCGTCAGCGATGACGAGGAGCGGATCGGTCTCGACCTCACCGACCACCGCGAAAACGCCTACACCCTGGTTGACTAG
- a CDS encoding P-II family nitrogen regulator: MKYIVAIVQPDRMQEVLDLLEQKEIHLLTVTNVMGRGRQRGVAEVYRGHKEAGALLRKLKIEIAVNDDYVDVVIDAISRGAKTGRVGDGKIFVMPLDETIRIRTGETGNVAIG, encoded by the coding sequence ATGAAGTACATCGTGGCGATTGTTCAGCCCGACCGGATGCAGGAGGTCCTCGACCTCCTGGAACAGAAGGAGATTCACCTGCTGACCGTGACCAACGTGATGGGACGCGGTCGCCAGCGGGGCGTCGCCGAGGTCTATCGGGGGCACAAGGAAGCGGGCGCGCTGCTGCGCAAGCTCAAAATCGAGATCGCGGTCAACGACGACTACGTCGACGTCGTGATCGACGCCATCTCGAGGGGCGCCAAGACCGGCAGGGTCGGCGACGGCAAGATCTTCGTGATGCCGCTCGACGAGACGATCCGCATTCGCACGGGCGAAACGGGCAACGTCGCGATCGGCTAG